Proteins encoded together in one Porites lutea chromosome 2, jaPorLute2.1, whole genome shotgun sequence window:
- the LOC140927559 gene encoding alanine aminotransferase 2-like isoform X1 — MFTNEVQFHSCKKVLRDLGPEYNKFQLMSINSASKEFYGECGLRGAYIELVGFSKEVLFQVRRYCSPPCNVPSSIAQAAVSAICNPPQPGDESYETFIKEKMAILDSYQRKAKITTKMLNSLKDVSCNPVTGSLYAFPKVILPQKAVEEAKLKNCAPDKFYCWQMLEATGISPVPGNSFGQKEGTYHFRLTILPSEEKVVSMFDRMSKFHEEFMQKYRNDKDNQH; from the exons ATGTTTACTAACGAGGTCCAGTTTCACTCTTGCAAGAAGGTTCTGAGAGACCTGGGTCCCGAATACAACAAGTTCCAATTGATGTCGATAAATTCTGCCTCGAAAGAGTTTTATGGCGA GTGTGGTTTGAGGGGTGCTTACATAGAGCTTGTAGGATTTAGCAAAGAGGTTTTATTCCAAGTTAGGAGGTATTGTTCCCCGCCATGCAATGTACCGTCATCTATTGCGCAG GCTGCTGTTAGTGCAATTTGTAATCCCCCTCAGCCTGGTGACGAGTCGTACGAGACGTTTATTAAG GAGAAAATGGCCATATTGGATTCTTATCAGAGAAAAGCCAAGATAACAACAAAGATGCTGAATTCTCTTAAAGACGTCTCGTGTAATCCTGTTACTGGTTCATTGTATGCATTTCCCAAAGTTATTCTTCCACAAAAAGCCGTCGAAGAGGCTAAG CTTAAGAATTGTGCACCTGACAAATTCTACTGCTGGCAGATGTTAGAAGCGACTGGTATAAGTCCTGTACCGGGAAATTCGTTCGGACAAAAAGAAGGAACATATCATTTTAG GTTAACCATCTTGCCATCTGAGGAAAAGGTAGTTTCCATGTTCGACAGAATGAGCAAGTTTCATGAGGAATTCATGCAAAAATACAGAAATGACAAGGATAATCAACACTAA
- the LOC140927556 gene encoding TNF receptor-associated factor 4-like isoform X1 yields the protein METDDEQFQSFSSDTSIFSAESDRDETDEEELESPVEFIEEDSEVEVDLGEIAEYVDNEEIHLHFGGYEYEFVGEVSPSQKCPVCLLPMKDPVQTTECGHRFCRGCLEENILRSSHPVRPNDRQEIEEEGGFYADKAWARDILSLRIKCQQNSRGCEWIGQLRYAEEHQEVCPYEHVPCSACQGSIQRRLLGTHLTDECPKRIVECVYCQDEFFFIEKQPHEDIYCKRFPLVCENNCGHDEIPREEMASHVSEKCLMTVVLCPYSEAGCLFEDKRAYLEDHLEVSADGHLEMAWNSLILAKKEISTMKDKFYEVQEVNQEMKESVAECRSELRELSAAVNRLVKENVGQKKFNQVIIEKIKIVEAKIPQKMTPEAYRFQVPESMRRSPRTGLGNTVTGGLTSGDRIKLQKDALDAQRKFLQSYTRPSLNNTDKAESVRPRVGL from the exons ATGGAAACGGACGATGAAcaatttcagtcattttcttcgGATACTTCGATTTTTTCAGCCGAGAGCGATCGCGACGAGACCGACGAGGAAGAACTTGAGTCACCTGTCGAGTTCATCGAGGAGGACTCTGAGGTTGAAGTTGACCTCGGTGAGATTGCTGAGTATGTAGACAACGAAGAGATTCATCTTCACTTTGGAGGCTACGAGTATGAGTTTGTGGGTGAGGTGTCACCGAGTCAAAAATGTCCGGTGTGCCTCCTGCCCATGAAAGATCCTGTGCAGACTACAGAGTGTGGTCATCGATTCTGCAGGGGTTGTTTGGAGGAGAATATTCTAAG GAGTAGTCATCCAGTTCGTCCAAATGATCGTCAGGAAATTGAAGAGGAAGGCGGT TTCTATGCAGACAAAGCCTGGGCCAGGGATATATTGTCCCTCCGAATCAAATGCCAGCAGAATTCCAGAGGATGTGAATGGATTGGTCAACTGCGATATGCGGAG GAGCACCAAGAAGTGTGCCCTTATGAACATGTCCCATGTTCTGCTTGCCAAGGCAGCATACAAAGGCGGCTGCTAGGGACCCATCTTACGGATGAATGTCCTAAGAGAATTGTTGAATGTGTGTACTGCCAGGATGAGTTCTTTTTTATCGAAAAACAG CCACATGAAGACATTTACTGCAAGCGTTTCCCTCTGGTCTGTGAAAACAATTGTGGACATGACGAAATACCCAGAGAAGAG ATGGCAAGCCATGTCTCTGAGAAATGTCTGATGACAGTTGTTCTGTGTCCATACTCTGAAGCTGGTTGTCTATTTGAG gATAAAAGAGCTTACCTAGAGGACCACTTGGAGGTAAGCGCGGATGGTCATTTAGAAATGGCATGGAATTCACTCATTTTGGCAAAAAAAGAGATCAGTACCATGAAAGATAAATTCTACGAAGTTCAAGAAGTAAATCAAGAGATGAAGGAGTCCGTTGCTGAATGTCGCAGCGAGCTTCGAGAATTGTCAGCTGCAGTAAATAGGCTGGTGAAGGAGAATGTCGGGCAAAAGAAATTCAATCAAGTCATAATAGAGAAGATAAAGATTGTGGAAGcaaaaattcctcaaaaaatgACACCAGAAGCTTACAGGTTTCAAGTACCAGAGAGTATGCGCAGATCGCCAAGGACTGGTCTCGGCAACACCGTGACCGGTGGCCTTACATCGGGTGATAGGattaaacttcaaaaagatgCACTGGATGCACAgagaaaatttttgcaaagttaCACACGCCCTAGCCTTAACAACACTGACAAAGCTGAATCAGTTAGACCTAGAGTCGGATTGTAA
- the LOC140927556 gene encoding E3 ubiquitin-protein ligase PDZRN3-B-like isoform X3, giving the protein METDDEQFQSFSSDTSIFSAESDRDETDEEELESPVEFIEEDSEVEVDLGEIAEYVDNEEIHLHFGGYEYEFVGEVSPSQKCPVCLLPMKDPVQTTECGHRFCRGCLEENILRSSHPVRPNDRQEIEEEGGFYADKAWARDILSLRIKCQQNSRGCEWIGQLRYAEPHEDIYCKRFPLVCENNCGHDEIPREEMASHVSEKCLMTVVLCPYSEAGCLFEDKRAYLEDHLEVSADGHLEMAWNSLILAKKEISTMKDKFYEVQEVNQEMKESVAECRSELRELSAAVNRLVKENVGQKKFNQVIIEKIKIVEAKIPQKMTPEAYRFQVPESMRRSPRTGLGNTVTGGLTSGDRIKLQKDALDAQRKFLQSYTRPSLNNTDKAESVRPRVGL; this is encoded by the exons ATGGAAACGGACGATGAAcaatttcagtcattttcttcgGATACTTCGATTTTTTCAGCCGAGAGCGATCGCGACGAGACCGACGAGGAAGAACTTGAGTCACCTGTCGAGTTCATCGAGGAGGACTCTGAGGTTGAAGTTGACCTCGGTGAGATTGCTGAGTATGTAGACAACGAAGAGATTCATCTTCACTTTGGAGGCTACGAGTATGAGTTTGTGGGTGAGGTGTCACCGAGTCAAAAATGTCCGGTGTGCCTCCTGCCCATGAAAGATCCTGTGCAGACTACAGAGTGTGGTCATCGATTCTGCAGGGGTTGTTTGGAGGAGAATATTCTAAG GAGTAGTCATCCAGTTCGTCCAAATGATCGTCAGGAAATTGAAGAGGAAGGCGGT TTCTATGCAGACAAAGCCTGGGCCAGGGATATATTGTCCCTCCGAATCAAATGCCAGCAGAATTCCAGAGGATGTGAATGGATTGGTCAACTGCGATATGCGGAG CCACATGAAGACATTTACTGCAAGCGTTTCCCTCTGGTCTGTGAAAACAATTGTGGACATGACGAAATACCCAGAGAAGAG ATGGCAAGCCATGTCTCTGAGAAATGTCTGATGACAGTTGTTCTGTGTCCATACTCTGAAGCTGGTTGTCTATTTGAG gATAAAAGAGCTTACCTAGAGGACCACTTGGAGGTAAGCGCGGATGGTCATTTAGAAATGGCATGGAATTCACTCATTTTGGCAAAAAAAGAGATCAGTACCATGAAAGATAAATTCTACGAAGTTCAAGAAGTAAATCAAGAGATGAAGGAGTCCGTTGCTGAATGTCGCAGCGAGCTTCGAGAATTGTCAGCTGCAGTAAATAGGCTGGTGAAGGAGAATGTCGGGCAAAAGAAATTCAATCAAGTCATAATAGAGAAGATAAAGATTGTGGAAGcaaaaattcctcaaaaaatgACACCAGAAGCTTACAGGTTTCAAGTACCAGAGAGTATGCGCAGATCGCCAAGGACTGGTCTCGGCAACACCGTGACCGGTGGCCTTACATCGGGTGATAGGattaaacttcaaaaagatgCACTGGATGCACAgagaaaatttttgcaaagttaCACACGCCCTAGCCTTAACAACACTGACAAAGCTGAATCAGTTAGACCTAGAGTCGGATTGTAA
- the LOC140927559 gene encoding alanine aminotransferase 2-like isoform X2 has translation MLVFFRCGLRGAYIELVGFSKEVLFQVRRYCSPPCNVPSSIAQAAVSAICNPPQPGDESYETFIKEKMAILDSYQRKAKITTKMLNSLKDVSCNPVTGSLYAFPKVILPQKAVEEAKLKNCAPDKFYCWQMLEATGISPVPGNSFGQKEGTYHFRLTILPSEEKVVSMFDRMSKFHEEFMQKYRNDKDNQH, from the exons atGCTGGTCTTTTTTAGGTGTGGTTTGAGGGGTGCTTACATAGAGCTTGTAGGATTTAGCAAAGAGGTTTTATTCCAAGTTAGGAGGTATTGTTCCCCGCCATGCAATGTACCGTCATCTATTGCGCAG GCTGCTGTTAGTGCAATTTGTAATCCCCCTCAGCCTGGTGACGAGTCGTACGAGACGTTTATTAAG GAGAAAATGGCCATATTGGATTCTTATCAGAGAAAAGCCAAGATAACAACAAAGATGCTGAATTCTCTTAAAGACGTCTCGTGTAATCCTGTTACTGGTTCATTGTATGCATTTCCCAAAGTTATTCTTCCACAAAAAGCCGTCGAAGAGGCTAAG CTTAAGAATTGTGCACCTGACAAATTCTACTGCTGGCAGATGTTAGAAGCGACTGGTATAAGTCCTGTACCGGGAAATTCGTTCGGACAAAAAGAAGGAACATATCATTTTAG GTTAACCATCTTGCCATCTGAGGAAAAGGTAGTTTCCATGTTCGACAGAATGAGCAAGTTTCATGAGGAATTCATGCAAAAATACAGAAATGACAAGGATAATCAACACTAA
- the LOC140927560 gene encoding uncharacterized protein: MGFLRFFKQLNCFGCSQRKEKSTREMKKEMDALRKKIQDLQEDVFSKRMMVEELTRQKEAEERRVLLKNVRMELMTKVEQIELKLQRKLQHRQTVLTELIQLNLGRLVQQKKLEAVQREATSFMEELSRNEKRARAWKENLRRVGSESNIHTVVLQPRLVSYAV; encoded by the exons ATGGGTTTCTTGCGTTTTTTCAAGCAGTTAAATTGTTTTGGTTGTAGTCAGAGAAAAGAGAAATCGAC acgagaaatgaaaaaagaaatggatgctttgagaaaaaaaattcaagaccttCAAGAGGATGTTTTTTCCAAAAG GATGATGGTTGAGGAACTCACCCGACAAAAAGAGGCGGAAGAAAGACGCGTTCTGCTTAAAAACGTTCGAATGGAACTAATGACCAAAGTGGAACAGATTGAGCTAAAGTTACAGAGAAAACTACAACACCGTCAAACGGTGTTGACTGAGTTAAT ccaaCTCAATCTTGGAAGATTGGTGCAACAAAAGAAACTAGAAGCAGTACAAAGAGAAGCAACATCCTTCATGGAGGAACtgtcaagaaatgaaaaaagagcAAGAGCATGGAAGGAAAATCTGCGTCGTGTCGGTTCAGAGAGCAACATACACACTGTCGTATTACAGCCGCGGCTGGTGTCTTATGCTGTCTGA
- the LOC140927558 gene encoding alanine aminotransferase 2-like yields the protein MAAEEIITDKTIGPALQIYANSRGWIDARANEIRRELKQGVSKPFDEVIKHFGDPHAFGQPPVSSLRQLLSCLICPSFLEEPSYPKDIKEKARRILEATEHFSIGSYTDSLGLRIVREHVAQFITKRDGYAADPGSIFLTNGGTTGIRIALAALATGCLCSDKNKAGLMIPIPGFPHYVARIKQFNMYKIPYYLNEDNNWALDTCELERVLDESRPHCRPRGLVLINPGNPTGQVLSYDNIREVIKFCAREKLVLFADEVYQETVFTNEVQFHSCKKVLRDLGPEYNKFQLMSIHSASKGFYGECGLRGGYIEVVGFSKEVLAQFKRYLSPPHKAPSTAGQAAVSAICNPPQPGDESYETFIKEKMSIMDSYQRKAGITTKMLNSLKDVSCNAVTGS from the exons ggtgTAAGTAAACCTTTTGATGAAGTTATAAAACATTTTGGAGACCCACACGCGTTTGGACAGCCTCCAGTTTCCTCTCTGAGGCAg CTTCTGTCATGTCTCATTTGTCCAAGTTTCCTTGAAGAACCAAGCTACCCAAAGGATATAAAGGAAAAAGCTCGAAGGATTCTGGAGGCAACCGAGCATTTCTCAATAG GTTCGTATACTGACTCTCTTGGATTAAGAATTGTTCGGGAACATGTCGCCCAGTTTATCACTAAAAGAGATGGTTATGCCGCTGACCCAGGTAGCATCTTCTTGACGAATGGAGGAACAACTGGAATAAGG ATTGCCTTGGCAGCGTTAGCAACTGGTTGTTTATGCAGCGACAAGAACAAGGCAGGACTCATGATTCCCATTCCAGGTTTCCCTCACTATGTTGCTAGGATCAAACAGTTCAACATGTACAAGATTCCTTACTATTTAAACGAAGATAACAACTGGGCTTTAGATACCTGTGAACTGGAGAGAGTGTTGGATGAGTCGAGGCCTCACTGTAGACCGAGAGGCCTGGTACTCATTAACCCGGGAAACCCCACAG GTCAGGTCTTAAGTTATGACAATATCAGGGAAGTTATCAAGTTTTGCGCCCGGGAAAAACTGGTGTTATTTGCTGATGAGGTATACCAAGAGACAGTGTTTACTAACGAAGTCCAGTTTCACTCGTGCAAGAAGGTTCTGAGAGACCTGGGTCCCGAATACAACAAGTTCCAATTGATGTCCATTCATTCTGCCTCAAAAGGGTTTTATGGCGA gtGTGGTCTGAGGGGTGGTTACATAGAGGTTGTAGGATTTAGCAAAGAGGTTCTAGCTCAGTTTAAGAGGTATCTCTCTCCACCACACAAGGCACCGTCAACTGCAGGGCAG GCTGCAGTCAGTGCAATTTGTAATCCCCCTCAGCCTGGTGACGAGTCGTACGAGACATTTATTAAG GAGAAAATGTCCATTATGGATTCTTATCAAAGAAAGGCGGGGATAACCACAAAGATGCTGAATTCTCTTAAAGACGTCTCGTGTAATGCTGTAACTGGTTCATAG